One part of the Triplophysa rosa linkage group LG5, Trosa_1v2, whole genome shotgun sequence genome encodes these proteins:
- the kdsr gene encoding 3-ketodihydrosphingosine reductase, translating to MSCEDSFSSALLDRISFNFWWLLLPFVMILVVAAFIVAFVLLLYMISPLISPKPLKLNGAHVVVTGGSSGIGKCIAMECYRQGAFITLVARDEHKLVQAKKEVEKCAINDKQVVLCISVDVSKDYSQVESVIKQAQEKLGPVDMLVNCAGTAISGKFDEVEVDRFKRLMEVNYLGSVYPTRAVITTMKERRMGRIMFVSSQAGQIGLFGYTTYSPSKFALRGLAEALQMEMKPYNIYVTVAYPPDTDTPGFAEENKSKPLETRLISETSGVYQPDQVAKVVVKDAVQGNFTSSVGPDGYMLSALTCGMSPVTSITEGLQQIVTMGLFRTIALFYLGSFDSIVRRCMIQREQSKASDKRE from the exons ATGTCCTGTGAGGATTCATTCAGCTCCGCGCTCTTGGACAGGATTTCCTTTAACTTCTGGTGGCTGCTTCTGCCTTTCGTTATGATTCTGGTTGTGGCTGCTTTCATAGTGGCCTTCGTGCTGCTCCTGTACATGATATCCCCATTAATAAGTCCCAAACCTCTCAAACTCAACGGGGCCCATGTAGTG GTGACTGGAGGCAGTAGTGGGATTGGGAAATGTATTGCAATGGAATGCTACAGACAAGGTGCCTTCATTACGCTGGTTGCTCGAGATGAG CACAAATTGGTTCAGGCGAAGAAAGAAGTAGAGAAATGTGCCATAAACGATAAGCAA GTGGTGCTATGCATTTCAGTTGATGTGTCAAAGGACTACAGTCAAGTAGAGAGCGTCATAAAGCAG gCTCAGGAGAAGCTGGGTCCTGTGGACATGCTGGTGAACTGTGCAGGGACAGCTATATCGGGGAAGTTTGATGAAGTGGAAGTAGACCGTTTCAAG AGACTTATGGAGGTGAACTATCTGGGCAGCGTTTACCCCACGCGGGCAGTGATCACCACCATGAAAGAAAGACGGATGGGTCGCATCATGTTTGTGTCATCACAAGCAGGGCAGATCGGCCTTTTTGGCTACACAACTTACTCGCCATCCAAATTTGCTCTGCGTGGTCTGGCCGAGGCCTTGCAGATGGAG ATGAAGCCCTATAATATCTATGTTACTGTGGCGTACCCTCCAGACACGGACACACCGGGTTTTGCAGAGGAGAATAAGTCTAAG CCTCTGGAGACCAGGTTAATTTCAGAAACTTCTGGAGTTTATCAGCCTGATCAAGTGGCGAAAGTTGTGGTGAAGGACGCTGTG CAGGGAAACTTTACCAGCTCAGTTGGTCCTGATGGCTACATGCTGTCAGCACTCACCTGTGGAATGTCACCTGTCACCTCCATCACTGAGGGGCTGCAGCAG ATTGTGACCATGGGGCTGTTCCGCACCATTGCTCTCTTCTACCTGGGCAGCTTTGACAGCATCGTCCGCCGCTGCATGATCCAGAGAGAACAGTCCAAAGCATCTGACAAGAGAGAGTAG